One window of Phoenix dactylifera cultivar Barhee BC4 chromosome 5, palm_55x_up_171113_PBpolish2nd_filt_p, whole genome shotgun sequence genomic DNA carries:
- the LOC103713006 gene encoding LOW QUALITY PROTEIN: SAP-like protein BP-73 (The sequence of the model RefSeq protein was modified relative to this genomic sequence to represent the inferred CDS: inserted 5 bases in 4 codons; deleted 1 base in 1 codon; substituted 1 base at 1 genomic stop codon), whose amino-acid sequence MVQRRVFFVYNANSNNQRRNXQIFQDDRKGSSRGKIKQFQDQENSENIEEANPFVFXKMGHCFSLASNPRYQALPLQGRREKEIVELFRKVQIQLRSGQLSRXEKKIEAAQQGQAERGTVDSLLKLLRKHSVDQKKKKNRKEEDFNLEQPERSNPLGXAKFKFFWPVIGITSEDVHEPXPVPFTRPASNFKRKSPVPRVKFQSVFSAEEDVSFTSSVKSQEKEKKTGNNEPQPTPDLESIALDGPDEVYLGDQSDTSDTDGKRPKRLANHLQ is encoded by the exons ATGGTTCAGAGAAGGGTGTTCTTTGTCTATAATGCTAATTCTAATAACCAAAGGAGGA CCCAGATTTTTCAAGACGACAGAAAGGGGTCTTCCAGGGGCAAGATCAAGCAATTCCAAGATCAAGAAAACTCTGAGAACATTGAAGAAGCAAATCCTTTCGTCT TGAAAATGGGCCACTGCTTTTCTCTAGCCAGCAATCCCAGGTATCAGGCACTGCCACTCCAGGGACGAAGGGAGAAGGAGATTGTTGAGCTGTTCAGAAAAGTCCAGATCCAACTACGAAGCGGACAGCTATCAAG AGAGAAGAAGATTGAAGCTGCACAACAAGGGCAGGCAGAGAGGGGAACTGTCGATTCCCTTCTAAAGTTATTAAGGAAGCATTCAGTTgaccagaagaagaagaagaatcgtaAAGAAGAAGATTTTAATCTTGAGCAGCCAGAGAGAAGCAATCCGTTGGGAtgagcaaaattcaaatttttttggcCCGTAATAGGTATCACTTCTGAGGATGTTCATGAGC ACCCAGTTCCTTTCACTAGGCCGGCATCAAATTTCAAACGCAAATCTCCTGTCCCTAGAGTAAAGTTCCAGTCT GTGTTTTCAGCTGAGGAGGATGTCAGCTTCACTTCGTCCGTGAAATcccaagagaaagagaagaagacagGAAACAATGAGCCACAGCCGACTCCTGATCTGGAGTCCATAGCATTGGATGGACCCGATGAAGTATATTTAGGTGATCAATCTGACACTTCTGATACTGATGGAAAACGTCCGAAGAGACTAGCAAATCATCTGCAATAG